The Medicago truncatula cultivar Jemalong A17 chromosome 7, MtrunA17r5.0-ANR, whole genome shotgun sequence genome includes the window CTCATATTCAACATCTTAAATTGGCTATATTTTATTCATGTGCAAAATACTACTactataaagaaaagaaaaaaggtaaaGTCAATTTTGTgccaatgaaaaaataattactatttttGAAACTATACGTGTATCCAGCAAAAACTAAATACCTATGGGTTAAATTTCACTCTACAAGATTACACAAGTACAGTTAGCTAATTGAGAAACAAAATGGGATAATTAGAAATACTAAGATACAGTTATTCTAAAGCATGATAGAAGAATCATAgtaatatcaacaacatattataGAAGCCTGTTCCTATTTGGAtcctaaaattaaaagtaaaacacATATCTAAGTTAACAATGATCAAATAGTGTCAACATTTAACTCTAAAGGTTTCAAAAGTTCATTAGAAAGTACAGTGTCTGCAACTTTCAGAACTACTTTCGTTCACAAACTGTGAGTTGGGTTTGTAGAAGTGACTCGTGTCGCTGAAGCAACATCGATGTTTCGACTGGCCTCTATGATATTTCCATCAACACCAAACATGTGAGGAGAGAAAAACTTGAATATTAAAATTCTGATATGCTCATCGCCCCACTGCTTCCTTTTTTAGACCCATGTTTGAGTTATGAGTATTACAAGGGAATGCTTGAAATATCTCCATGAGCAGACTTATCAACCATACCAAATGATAATCCACCGTTATTGATATATTAGGTAAACTGGAATCCAAACCTTATAGAATATTTTCTTGGTTCAGtcggaaaaaaaatattacaattgaactttaaataataaagaagaTAAGTTCTCTTCTTTTTTAAGTCTCCAGAACAGtaaatatgtattttgaattttggcAATAATACATACAAGTTAAGAAATGTCTCTGTCATTTGAGCACGTCATGTTATATTAGAGTTGCATTCAATATGAGAAAGTATAAAGAAATTTACAATCATGGATTCGTGATCTATTAGAATTTGGTGGTGATGGAGCATCAAGATAATGAAATTTAATATATCTATTGTCGTTTTTATTGCAACCAAATCGGAAAAAGAGCAGGGCTAGATACGAAATGGATGTcttgaaattaatttatatttattgcaACATCTTAACAAGTAATCACACGaatttacatatatatacaGATATGGAAAAGTTAATTGCACATAGAAATCACAGAGTAAATTAGCAAGGATGAGAAAACTATGTCAAAGACAATGATGGGAATGTAACAATATCatcctttttcttcttatatGCTTTGCAAAAAGATGTTCAAGATGATGAGCATGGAACAAGGAGGATATGGAAAATTACAAAATACACCTTCTTGTATTGTCACATGTCTATTTAATGCCACAGCTGAAGCAGAGGTGCATCGTTGGCTTGGCCCAACTCATGGACACTGGGAAATGGGAATGTGGTGGACATGTTGCATTTGAAGAGGCTTTGCAATGCACTATATCTCTGCATTAAATTCGCAAATTTAATTACTACAATTTAAAAGCATTTTGATAAGCATAAGGTAGGAATTATTTCACAAACATGGTCATTGGCTCGAACTCGACATTACAGACTTCATAAAGAAACACACATAGGTAATTATTAGTTACTaatcatttaatttaaattaattaattgttgttgttagaATTGTTATTAACAGAGGAGTAAGAGAGTGAAGAGACAGAGATGTAGAGAATATGTTTGTCCAAATGAGTGAAGCAATGCaatatttataacaaatatGTACGAAATGTTAAATCAATGTGGCGCCGTAGGATGTGGAGATTAATAGGAAGCCGTGTTCTAAATTCTCCATGTAAGGTTTGTTTGTaggttttgattcaattttttgcCACATGTAAGAGGTATTTCAAGGTAGGGCGTGTGCACTTTAAGCGGATGTGGCAACtctttagagtgtgtttggatgggggaatgttttgagggaatgtattgttttaagggaattcaaatactttggggtaaattccattgtttggataataatttgaagcattttcaaaatgatggaaatttatgaagtattttgttgaagttaaatttagagaattttaaatgacacctaaaagctaagaatttcaaatttcttcattgttgttatttttcatattttgcattttggtcctcaaattttccaaaaatttcaaattgaccccaataaatttccaaaaaattgcaaattggtcCCTCAAATTTTTCGAAAACtataatttgacccctcaattttttgaaatttacattttgacccctaatttcaattttcaaatttggcccaaaaaaattaaaatttataaaagttgcccaaaaatgatgacaatgaatatttttattactccatccaaacaaaagaattgagaaatgaaagtaatttaattgaattatttaaattgcctagaattctaaattctttaaaaattttcaattacctcatccaaacacactcttaaggTATGCTCCTTCATTTGCCTTCACCAAGATGCATGTAAGTCCCTCTCTATAGGTTAAATTAAACTTAATCATCATTCTTTCGTGCATTATTAAGGTTTTTCATataactttgttttattttttgagcagttttttttttttttttttttttttttttccttatgacttattatatataattaataagatACATGTAAGGTCTCTATTTATGTATATAACTAAATTCGCCAACCCGTATGACACGCGGGTCTTATatgttattataaattatagTAAATTTTAAGATATACACATGGAAGGAGTGTTTACATAAGTGGATTAAATTAccaatcaataaataaaaataatagtaatgaataaaaaacaatCCCAAACAAATGCTAAAGAACACTAGTTGATAAACTTGTGTTATTAAGAGTTAATTGTGAGTGtgtctcataaaaaaaatacaaatacattaaatattgtgatcttcaataaaaaaaaaaaaatggatactCCGTAATTTTTCATATCCTCCTAGCTGCACTTGTACACACGACCCATGCTCAGGTTCACAACGCTTATTTGcaagaaaataatcaaaataggtATAATATTAGTCACTAAACTATTCAATGCCCCAACTAAAGATGAGGTATGTCATTGGCTTGGACATATTCTTGAccgtttattttaaatttattttatccttttgatttcttttgattatttgatttattttaggaTTTCTTTTAGAGAAGTGTTTTTTTAACATCTACTTGTTTGACAACCAAATAGACAAccatgtttttaaaaaaaagtatgtaatAACACGAAAAtcaaggatatatatatatatatatatatatatatatatatatatatatagagagagagagagagagagaaatataatgtgaatatgagagggaaagttatcacaaaggttgttataaaatggttgtataaaatatcatttctctttgttttATGTGGGCGGATTTTCCTTTTTTTGCTattaattatatgatgttgagttcaacaatttgttaattatattgtttttaccaCAAATTTATTCGAGGcatattcttttatatttttttaaggtaaatgTGACTTAGTtttttgtaacaattaaaaaaattgttttttctaaaaaaaaaagttttttgtttGGCGGGCCGGCCCTCCAACTTGTATGTCCGCCACTAAACAAGGTATGGTGATATTTTGGTCTCAGTCACCTAATTTGATTCGACTTGTCCCGTTTTACGCATATTTAGACAGGGCGAGCCTAAACGGGATGGGCTGGCCCGCTTTATCATCCTTAGAAAAAATATCACAACATAGTGGATGTacaatctatttttattttttttttgtaaattaacCTAGTAGttagaattcactttttttaaagtgaataagttaCGACTTACTGTTCGAACCCAACCCCACCAATTGATAGAGTTTTTCATTACTAGATTGAAGGCTCTTATTCCCTAATGatttcatcatgttcttcattgTTTTGTTATTATCATCATATTTTAGTTTGCTCTCATGGCTCTCCATTTTCTTACATGCATTCTCTTTTTGTCTTTGAATGTGTCTAGTTCATAGTCATATTATTCTTTTGACTTGCTTTGAACCGCGAATTGGTACGTGTGTATCAGTTGGTGGTACTTTTGCAAATTGGTTCACACAAATTCTCTTGTAATTTGTGGAAATCGATGAATTGATGCAAGTTTGTGAAGATggaagaaagaggaagaagaagaagttgagtgggagatgaaagagaaagaaaaacccTCTAACGGAGAAAATAAATTTCGCAGAAAACCTTTTTGAAGCTTGAAGAAATAGAACATCATTTGCAAAATAACGctattaaaaaaagtgaatataaaaaaaggtttttgaaaatagaCACCAGTTTGTTGCAGCAGCGAGCAACTATaatccttttaatttttttgcactattaatgaatttaattaattaaatattaagagGATTTGAGTACCAGGACGGAGATGGTGTTGAGCAGTTGGAAAGATTCGTTAGTATGTAAATATTTTGTGATTACtaataaattttaagttttgtttaaaaattctaataaaaagaagggaaatgctaacttgtgtcatCAAGGCACAAGTTAAAAAACTAAAGATAGAAGAATTTTCTTGAAATTTTGTGTATTGAATGTTGtaaaaattcaataatttttattttcaatacaaaatttatttattattttatttttttagttcattAACTTGTGCCGGGGCAGACACATGTTAGCATGGctctaaaaagaaatatttttcttaaaaatttattgataGTTTACTATGCGTAAATACGTAGTACTAATACTCTGAACCGATGCATATCTCTATACGTGATACTTCCAAATTCTTCTGATGTTCCGTAGCGTGTATCAACGAGAATTGCGAATTATGTGACTAGGTCAGGTTGACTCATCTTGTAATCAAGTTGTTCATAATTGTTCGGGGAATGATGTTCAGGTGACCAAGAATCTGAGTAATTTGGAGAATATAATGCAGGAATGGaaattttctacttttggtTATAGGCAAAACGTAGCCAATGTCCTTTACAAGGAGGAACTGACTTGGTTCCAAAAGTCTAGAGCTATATGGTTAACTGATGGAGACATGAATTCCAAGCAttatcatttgaaaattgtttgagaaTTGTTAATGgcaaatggaaaaataaaattcaaatgctAAGGAATTCTGATGGTGATTGGACTTATGATGAAGTTTATCTTAAGAACATGGTTAACTCTCGTTATAAAGGTTTATTCTCAGATGATATGAATTGGTTCCAAACACCCTTCACTTTTACCACCCTTGATCAACAAGTATTTGATAATCTTAGTGCTAATTTTGTTTAGACAATCTAGTTTTTGCGAAGTCCGTTATTAGGGAAGGCATCTTGGAGTCCCTCTTATCGGGCGAGATCCTAAGAGATCTAACAACCAAGACCTTATCGACAAAGTTAAGTCCAAGCTTTCTCTTTGGAAAACATCCGAACTTTCATTTGCAGGGAGGGTGACTCTCTCTAAAGGCGGTTATTGAGGAAATTCCAATTTACCATATGGTTGACTAGTGCCATTCTTAGTGGCATCTGCCTTGTCCAGAGATTGTTTCCAACACACTGATTCACGACTAGCTGATCGCAAGCGATCACTAAATCAATCCCCAATATATCAGTGGTTGTCCCAGCAAAGAGGCATGTGTTTCCCTAGAGACTGGAAGTCAACTGTCGTTTGACGATGTCAGCCAGATTGACCCCAATTTTCAGTCTTCTCAGAGTCTTTTTCAGTTGTCTGGCACTTGTCATTTTAGCTTCATTCTTGCCTCAGGGCCTAACACCTCTTCGTCATTGTTGACTTCCTCACTAAGCTCTGGCTATAAGCGAGCGTAGAAGTCCCCTTAGTTTACTTTGACAACGCCTTGGGGTTTAGGTGCAACTTCTGATATTCTCGAGCTACTTGGCTTGTTGATGACCTTGAGTTTTTCTtgtatcttttgatttttagatAGTTCATAAAGCATACCAGTTATGCCTTGAGATCACCATCAATTGTGCTACTTCATCATTCACAGCATGGTAGCTCATGTTCAGATGAACTGACAAAGATACTGCAACATTCAGCGAGTGTGAGCCGGTTGATGATACAATTGAAGATCAAATTGAAATCAATCACCAAGAATGGATTTCACGGTTTTCCTCATTTGTTTCTTCCTAAAGGTCACCAGAAGCTCGACGTACCCCCAAGGTCGGCTAACTGTTTCTTCCTATTAGGATTTCATGGCTTAGGCGTAGATTTTTGACCTCTCTGTGATGAGGACTGAGGAGCATATCTAACCGTTTCTGCGGGGGCTGATGCCATTCGTCGAGATGTCGCTGCTATTCAAGCTGAGTGGTGATGATGGCAGATATCTGCTATTGGTTTTCCTCAATGCAAGCAATCCGTTGATTGTGTTTGGCTATCATTTGTGATTGTTTTTTAACCAATGTGATTAGGTTGTGGCGTATAGACTCGCCTTCTAGACCACCACGTTGATCCTTGAGCAGAGAGACGATTGGCAAGGACGACGTTGTGGTGTCCTCAGCAAACATAAGGGAAGATGAACCACGACGGGACAACCTTTCTATGTAGAACAGTACCGCGCTTTGCACCGGCCGTCTCAGATCTATAACAAAGGGTTTTGTGGTGAGATTGTAGGAATCTGTCCTCAAACGGCACCAATGATTCAAAATGAATCTAGACCAACGATTGGAGTTGAGGTCATGCAGCAGAGGATGATGGTAACTCTTCGACGGGAGTGGTGTACCTACAAGCAGTCTAATGATCAATTTAGTTCACGATCTAGTGACTGAAAGGTTTTATGATTAGAAGTGAATATACCATTCTCCTGTGTAGGTGACCTTCAAGGTTATAGGGTGTAAGCCAATTGAAGGAATCCGGTGTGATCTATGAATCAACATTTGATCTTCATCGCATGGAGCTGATAACATCAACTGATCCGCTAATGTATGCTGTCAGTGCAGTGCAGCCCCATAGCATGTTTCTTATTGATCTAGTCCGTTGACGGAATGGGCTCAGGCCTAATCTGGAACACTTCAGTTTGAAGACAAAATtactattataattataaatagacTAAAAATAATTTACCAAATGCATGTTTAAATTGATGGTGACATTGAAAGAGAAACAATGAAGCACCGAGATTTTGGCAAAAGCTACATTTTGGAGTTTCATAAAATCATGTCGCTAAACTCACCGGGCACAGGTAATTCAAACCTCTATTAAATATATGATCAAAGTTCATTTTCTGTTGACAATGTAAGGTTAGCACCAAAATTAATCAGAAAACAACCATGCTCTTacacattcaattttttttcttttcattttcatatgaaaCAAAATTGGAAGGGAATATTTCCAGGAAATGTTTACAGTGAACAACTCTACACTACACTCCTATAGAGCCTATATAAACCAACACCCaagttaatatttaatttttaaagaaagttAAATAAGAATTACACTTTGAAATTCAAGAAAATTATTTGCCAAATGATTTAACAATCATACAACAGTAGCAATGCCACTGTATCTTGGTCTTGTTCTGTCAGTCTCAGATGAAAGACTTTGTTCCACACTCTTTCTCTTGTTATTGTTGGCTTGTTGTAGTGACTGTTGCTGTTGATCTATAGTTGAATGTGCTTGTAACTGTGTCTGTGTTTGTGACTCTGACTCTAAATGTGAATGTTGAGATTTTGATGCTTGATGCTGTTCTTCATTTTCAAGAATTTctgaattttctattttttgttcTGTTTCTTGATTTTGATCTTTCAATTTGGTTTTCTTCATGTGAGGTTTAAGTCTGTTTAAATCTGATAACCTAACAGGCTTCAAGAAAAACTCTTCTGCTCCTTCCTCCAAGCATCTGTTACATTTGACAGATTCATTAGTACTTAGTTctgatataattaaaatttaaaatgacctaagtggaaaaataaaaatagaatgaaataaGGTACTGAAATTTTTATTACCTATTAATCCTTGAAGGAACATTCTCAGATGACATAATCACCACTGGTATGTTtctcaatgatgatgattcctgaAATATCATAGAGAATCTTATAAGTCTTTGGTTCCAGGTTGAATAAGTGTTGCACAGAATTTTCAGATATTCTCAAACAGtttcttcaataaaaaacaaatctaGTTACTACTATTTACAAAAGTATTCCCTTTTTAGAAACAAAATCTTTTGATGATCTATTGAACCTGATTTGTTTTGGGTGGAAAACTGAAAAGCATTCAGGTGAATTATTGAAGAAGTACATGTAATAAAACTAGTCCAAGTTGACAACTTTCACCAATAACAAATTGCCAAATTAGAATGaatctattgttttttttttttttcctttctaaattTTATGTTCTCAAAGTTCCATTTAAAGACGTATATTGTCTAGGAGAAATCGAATTCGAATTCTAGTTGGCCCAATTTTTAACTAGACTTAATTCCCGGCTGAACTCCAGATTGTAAAGACTCATTTCCTATGAGAA containing:
- the LOC25499969 gene encoding two-component response regulator ARR9; this translates as MGMAAESQFHVLAVDDSIIDRKLIERLLKTSSYQVTTVDSGSKALEFLGLCENDETNPNTPSVFPNNHQEVEVNLVITDYCMPGMTGYDLLKKIKESSSLRNIPVVIMSSENVPSRINRCLEEGAEEFFLKPVRLSDLNRLKPHMKKTKLKDQNQETEQKIENSEILENEEQHQASKSQHSHLESESQTQTQLQAHSTIDQQQQSLQQANNNKRKSVEQSLSSETDRTRPRYSGIATVV